In a single window of the Anguilla rostrata isolate EN2019 chromosome 6, ASM1855537v3, whole genome shotgun sequence genome:
- the LOC135258094 gene encoding calcyphosin-like protein translates to MAGTPRDAHPCSTIEKLRLKCLERGAAGIKGLSRTFRIMDEDRSKSLDLQELLRGLEAYGMSVSRDEAQHILSTLDKDGGGTVDFSEFLEALRPPLSCSRRAVITAAFSKLDRSGDGVVTVLDLQGVYDATQHPKFRSGQWSEEEVFHAFLDSFDSPYDKDGKVTLEEFVNYYSGVSASIDSDEYFVTMVRKAWKL, encoded by the exons ATGGCCGGAACGCCGCGCGATGCCCATCCCTGTAGCACGATTGAGAAGCTGCGGCTGAAGTGTCTGGAGCGAGGAGCCGCCGGGATAAAGGGCCTGTCAAG GACGTTCCGCATTATGGACGAGGACCGCAGCAAGTCGCTGGatctgcaggagctgctgcgGGGGCTGGAGGCCTACGGCATGTCCGTCAGCCGAGACGAGGCCCAGCACATCCTCAGCACCCTGGACAAGGACGGGGGCGGGACCGTCGACTTCAGCGAGTTCCTGGAGGCCCTGCGG CCCCCCCTGTCCTGCAGCAGGCGGGCGGTGATCACGGCGGCGTTCAGCAAGCTGGACCGCAGCGGCGACGGCGTGGTGACCGTGCTGGACCTGCAGGGCGTGTACGACGCGACGCAGCACCCCAAGTTCCGCAGCGGCCAGTGGAGCGAGGAGGAGGTGTTCCACGCCTTCCTCGACAGCTTCGACTCCCCGTATGACAAGGATGGGAAG GTGACGCTGGAGGAGTTTGTGAATTACTACAGTGGCGTCAGCGCATCCATCGACAGCGACGAGTATTTCGTCACCATGGTGCGCAAGGCATGGAAACTGTAG